A genomic stretch from Ficedula albicollis isolate OC2 chromosome 4A, FicAlb1.5, whole genome shotgun sequence includes:
- the LOC101806747 gene encoding uncharacterized protein Rv2082-like, whose product MERGRLRTRSEDEFDCYPGNPPKPESPPSEPRRAKRSSPTGTAQTPAIPLDVVVQLLLAAVSGRTTAPREELLSYANTSAEPPQIAGGSAVGASPLPPAGPPPGTGQQTCPAALTALGAGGLERPPVGSSPPCCPHCLGGTGPRPGGAARSREGGATSLPLHRAGAVT is encoded by the coding sequence ATGGAGCGAGGCAGGCTCAGAACGAGGAGCGAGGACGAATTTGACTGCTATCCCGGGAACCCCCCGAAGCCAGAGTCGCCCCCCTCAGAGCCCCGCCGGGCGAAGCGCTCGTCACCTACAGGGACAGCGCAAACGCCAGCTATTCCGCTGGACGTGGTGGTCCAATTACTGCTCGCGGCTGTGTCAGGGAGAACGACGGCCCCGCGTGAGGAGCTGCTAAGTTACGCGAACACCTCCGCGGAACCGCCGCAGATCGCGGGCGGCTCGGCCGTGGGGGCGAGCCCCTTGCCGCCTGCGGGCCCgcccccagggacagggcagcagaCGTGTCCTGCCGCGCTGACGGCGCTGGGCGCTGGCGGCTTGGAGCGGCCGCCGGTTGGGAGCAGCCCCCCGTGCTGCCCGCACTGCCTGGGGGGGACGGGCCCCCGCCCTGGCGGGGCCGCTCGCTCCCGAGAAGGAGGTGCCACCAGCCTGCCCCTCCACCGTGCCGGTGCCGTCACTTGA